In the genome of Triticum urartu cultivar G1812 chromosome 5, Tu2.1, whole genome shotgun sequence, one region contains:
- the LOC125510639 gene encoding protein Asterix has protein sequence MKEATASGGGATATANDPRQPATARPYAPPKLSSQDLPVDYAGFLAVVFGVVGVMLHYKVCSWIAIIFCAQSLANMKNFENDLKQLSMAFMFAVMGLVTNYFGPRPGGTKR, from the exons ATGAAGGAGGCGACGGCGTCGGGGGGCGGCGCGACGGCGACGGCGAACGACCCGAGGCAGCCGGCGACGGCGAGGCCGTACGCGCCGCCCAAGCTGTCGTCGCAGGACCTGCCCGTCGACTACGCGGGCTTCCTCGCCGTCGTCTTCGGCGTCGTCGGCGTCATGCTCCAC TACAAGGTGTGCTCGTGGATCGCCATCATCTTCTGCGCGCAGTCGCTGGCGAACATGAAGAACTTCGAGAATGACCTCAAGCAGCTCTCCATGGCTTTCAT GTTTGCTGTCATGGGTTTGGTGACGAACTATTTCGGGCCTCGCCCAGGCGGCACAAAACGCTAA